A single Saccopteryx bilineata isolate mSacBil1 chromosome 9, mSacBil1_pri_phased_curated, whole genome shotgun sequence DNA region contains:
- the LOC136312779 gene encoding uncharacterized protein has product MGAAGGGLQEARGGLGTARSPREQEQQEEELAQRPRAPSKPSRRLEPEANNPGWPAVERWPIGSCRPNRETAGRLAVCAWGCVPALRTRGPARALLSAVCAAACPAGALARKLTSKAAAPRGRLKPLPPSNQMGARESTGFLCCGLHCLYPNKPSSQATGRKRLRFSCTQPHRPRAGRTVPPVLGRLQSDLRGRLDCRRPWVRRPLAAAQSLAAPYLPALQQCAGPSPPAVKMKANSAALEARTCFDASLQQRFGGGFRRTARKRRGGRCRKLGAAEVARGETLGKKVPALPYFSTTGPSP; this is encoded by the exons ATGGGAGCAGCGGGGGGAGGGCTCCAGGAGGCGCGGGGCGGGCTCGGGACTGCGCGCTCGCCCCGggagcaggagcagcaggaggaggagctggcGCAGCGGCCAAGGGCGCCCAGCAAGCCTTCTCGGCGCCTGGAGCCAGAAGCGAATAATCCTGGGTGGCCTGCAGTGGAGCGGTGGCCGATCGGGAGCTGCCGGCCCAACCGCGAGACTGCCGGGCGGCTCGCCGTGTGCGCCTGGGGCTGTGTCCCTGCGCTGCGCACTCGCGGTCCGGCGCGGGCGCTGCTCTCTGCGGTGTGCGCCGCTGCCTGTCCAGCCGGGGCTCTGGCGAGGAAACTCACTTCAAAAGCAGCTGCACCGAGGGGGAGATTAAAGCCTTTGCCGCCTTCCAATCAAATGGGAGCCCGAG AATCGACGGGATTTCTCTGTTGCGGCTTGCACTGCCTCTATCCGAATAAACCCAGCTCGCAGGCAACGGGCAGGAAACGGCTCCGGTTCTCCTGTACGCAGCCGCATCGGCCCAGAGCGGGACGCACGGTTCCCCCAGTGCTCGGGAGGCTGCAGTCCGACCTCCGGGGGAGGCTGGATTGTCGGCGCCCTTGGGTCAGGCGGCCCCTCGCTGCTGCGCAGAGCCTAGCAGCCCCATATCTGCCGGCGCTCCAGCAATGCGCGGGCCCGAGTCCGCCCGCggtaaaaatgaaagcaaattcCGCGGCACTCGAGGCCCGAACTTGCTTCGACGCAAGTTTGCAGCAGAGATTCGGTGGAGGCTTTCGGAGGACAGCGCGCAAGAGGCGGGGCGGTAGGTGCAGAAAGCTCGGGGCGGCCGAGGTGGCCCGAGGCGAAACGCTGGGGAAGAAGGTACCCGCCCTTCCCTATTTCTCGACAACTGGACCTAGCCCGTAA
- the LOC136313659 gene encoding uncharacterized protein, protein MPTPSQDCGRISDCFVVIFRKKQRLRKGWLVVGARGGRQLATSIARVPPPPALPGLLPFSGAGIRGKPAPRLLFRVPLSLQPALAPSLRSRRARGGTAPGSPFTFDPARLWRSFSASPELPETTQRQQNSRGGGRSWGRMRSSTCWTELSHLGRVVREEKVLIRAGGPGRRVSPLGEQTPVPPRVPALSDFLLNCYGIPGPRPAAADPRAERGVSARRRCGAKGNREPWPVVRSG, encoded by the exons ATGCCCACTCCTTCCCAGGACTGTGGCCGCATTTCCGATTGTTTTGTTGTGATTTTCAGGAAGAAGCAAAGGCTTCGGAAAGGCTGGCTAGTAGTGGG GGCCAGAGGTGGCCGCCAGCTGGCCACCTCCATCGcccgggtccccccccccccagccctcccgGGGCTCCTTCCTTTCTCCGGAGCTGGGATCCGCGGCAAGCCGGCGCCGCGGCTGCTTTTCCGCGTCCCACTTTCTCTGCAGCCGGCTCTCGCTCCTAGTCTGCGCAGCAGGAGGGCGCGCGGGGGCACAGCCCCCGGAAGCCCCTTCACATTCGACCCCGCGAGGCTCTGGCGCTCCTTCTCCGCCTCTCCGGAGCTCCCAG AAACTACTCAGAGGCAGCAGAATTCCAGAGGCGGGGGCCGGAGCTGGGGGAGAATGCGTTCCTCGACGTGTTGGACGGAGCTGAGTCACCTTGGGCGCGTGGTTAGAGAAGAGAAGGTACTAATACGTGCTGGGGGTCCAGGCAGACGTGTGAGCCCCCTCGGGGAACAAACGCCCGTCCCGCCTCGCGTCCCGGCTCTCTCAGACTTCCTTCTGAATTGCTACGGGATACCCGGGCCCCGGCCTGCAGCCGCTGATCCCCGAGCGGAGCGCGGCGTGTCCGCCAGGCGGCGCTGCGGAGCAAAAGGAAACCGGGAACCTTGGCCA GTGGTCCGTTCGGGCTAA
- the ZNF503 gene encoding zinc finger protein 503, with the protein MSTAPLLSALRSSKHSGGGGGSADPAWNGALSGNSSGPGPGSSPGGSTKPFVHAVPPSDPLRQANRLPIKVLKMLTARTGHILHPEYLQPLPSTPVSPIELDAKKSPLALLAQTCSQIGKPDPSPSSKLSSVASNAGGAGGAGGGAGGDKDGKSGPLKLSDIGVEDKSSFKPYSKPGSDKKEPGGGGGGGGGGGGGGGGGGVSAEKSGFRVPSATCQPFTPRTGSPSSSASACSPGGMLPSAGGGPEGKDDKKDPDAGGGGGKGSGGASAEGAPAGLAHGRISCGGGINVDVNQHPDGGPGGKALGSDCGGSSGSSSGSGPSAPTSSSVLGSGLVAPVSPYKPGQTVFPLPPAGMTYPGSLAGAYAGYPPQFLPHGVALDPTKPGSLVGAQLAAAAAGSLGCSKPAGSSPLAGASPPSVMTASLCRDPYCLSYHCASHLAGAAAASASCAHDPAAAAAALKTGYPLVYPTHPLHGVHSSLTAAAAAGATPPSLAGHPLYPYGFMLPNDPLPHICNWVSANGPCDKRFATSEELLSHLRTHTAFPGTDKLLSGYPSSSSLASAAAAAMACHMHIPTSGAPGSPGTLALRSPHHALGLSSRYHPYSKSPLPTPGAPVPVPAATGPYYSPYALYGQRLTTASALGYQ; encoded by the exons ATGAGCACAGCGCCCTTGCTTTCTGCCCTAAGAAGCAGTAAGCacagcggtggcggcggcggcagtgCAGACCCTGCCTGGAACGGCGCACTCTCTGGAAATAGCTCCGGCCCCGGCCCAGGCTCATCCCCGGGCGGCAGCACCAAGCCTTTTGTGCACGCCGTGCCCCCCTCTGACCCTCTCCGCCAGGCTAACCGACTTCCCATCAAGGTGCTGAAGATGCTGACCGCACGGACTGGCCACATTTTGCACCCTGAGTACCTGCAGCCCCTGCCTTCCACTCCCGTCAGCCCCATCGAG CTTGATGCTAAGAAGAGCCCTCTGGCGCTGTTGGCGCAAACGTGCTCGCAGATCGGGAAGCCTGACCCCTCGCCCTCCTCCAAACTCTCCTCGGTCGCCTCCAACGCTGGAGGCGCGGGCGGTGCTGGCGGCGGCGCCGGGGGTGACAAGGACGGAAAGTCGGGGCCCCTCAAGCTGAGTGACATCGGCGTGGAGGACAAATCGAGTTTCAAGCCGTACTCCAAACCCGGCTCGGATAAGAAGGAGccgggaggcggcggcggcggaggcggcggcggcgggggtggcggcggcggcgggggggtTTCGGCAGAGAAGTCCGGATTCCGAGTACCGAGCGCCACCTGCCAGCCATTCACGCCCAGGACAGGCAGCCCGAGCTCCAGCGCTTCGGCCTGCTCACCGGGAGGCATGCTGCCTTCGGCGGGGGGCGGCCCGGAGGGCAAGGACGACAAGAAGGACCCCGatgcgggcggcggcggcggcaagGGCTCCGGGGGCGCCTCGGCCGAAGGGGCACCCGCGGGGCTGGCGCACGGCCGGATTAGCTGTGGCGGCGGGATTAATGTGGACGTGAACCAGCACCCAGACGGGGGCCCCGGGGGCAAAGCTCTAGGCTCAGACTGCGGCGGCTCCTCAGGCTCCAGCTCCGGCTCGGGCCCCAGCGCGCCCACCTCCTCCTCGGTGCTGGGCTCTGGGCTGGTGGCGCCCGTTTCGCCCTACAAGCCGGGCCAGACAGTGTTCCCTCTGCCTCCCGCGGGCATGACCTACCCCGGCAGCCTGGCTGGGGCCTACGCCGGCTACCCACCCCAGTTCCTGCCCCACGGCGTGGCGCTCGACCCCACCAAGCCCGGCAGCCTGGTGGGGGCGCAGCTGGCGGCGGCTGCAGCGGGCTCTCTGGGCTGCAGCAAGCCTGCTGGCTCGAGCCCCTTGGCCGGGGCGTCGCCGCCTTCCGTGATGACAGCCAGTTTGTGCCGGGACCCGTACTGCCTCAGCTACCACTGCGCCAGTCACCTGGCGGGGGCTGCGGCCGCCAGCGCGTCGTGCGCCCACGACCCAGCCGCTGCGGCCGCGGCGCTCAAAACCGGATACCCATTGGTGTACCCCACGCACCCGCTGCACGGCGTGCACTCGTCGCTAACGGCTGCGGCCGCTGCCGGTGCCACGCCGCCCTCCCTGGCCGGCCATCCCCTCTATCCTTACGGCTTCATGCTTCCGAatgaccccctcccccacatctgcAACTGGGTGTCGGCCAACGGGCCGTGCGACAAGCGCTTCGCCACGTCCGAAGAGCTGCTGAGCCACTTGCGGACCCATACGGCCTTCCCCGGGACAGACAAACTGCTGTCGGGCTACCCCAGCTCGTCGTCTCTGgccagcgccgccgccgccgccatggCTTGCCACATGCACATCCCCACGTCGGGAGCTCCGGGAAGCCCCGGGACGCTGGCGCTGCGCAGCCCTCACCACGCGCTGGGACTCAGCAGCCGCTACCACCCCTACTCCAAGAGCCCGCTCCCCACGCCCGGCGCGCCTGTGCCCGTGCCCGCCGCCACCGGACCCTACTACTCCCCCTACGCCCTATACGGACAGAGACTGACCACGGCCTCGGCGCTGGGGTATCAGTGA